The Desulfoplanes formicivorans genome window below encodes:
- a CDS encoding aconitate hydratase gives MPRTLTQKIIADHLVAGEMRSGQEISLTIDQTLTQDATGTMAYLQLEAMGVDRVKTDLSVSYVDHNTLQMGFKNPDDHRFLQSVAARYGIVFSPPGTGICHQLHLENFAKPGTTLIGSDSHTPTAGGIGALAMGAGGLSVALAMAGHPYTLPMPKVFRIYLRGRLQGFATAKDIILHLLGELSVKGGVGAVMEYDGPGVATLSVPERATITNMGAELGATGSVFPSDDNTRSFLRSMGREQDFVPLRADEDAVYDREIIIDLDKLEPLVAAPHMPDKVVPVRELAGLKVDQVAIGSCTNSSYADLTQVATIFRGRITAKTTDVLIAPGSRQVLKLLLRNGLLEPIIDAGGRLLECACGPCIGMGGSPCSAGVSVRTFNRNFEGRSATLDAQVYLASPVTAAYCALHGAFTDPATWGTEIIRPDLPQDIPSIRDMFIFPPENGHEVSIVRGPNIVPLETFPPLPDNLTLPVTLKVGDNITTDHILPGGAEITSLRSNIPAISEFVFSRTDKEFVRRARKAKESIIVGGENYGQGSSREHAALAPRHLGIRLVLARSFARIHMANLINFGILPLIFARPDDYDLVAPGSTISLSTGHIQPGQPIPARLDTGTTISLIHELTDKDIAIIRVGGLLNFVKASTS, from the coding sequence ATGCCCCGCACATTGACCCAGAAAATCATAGCCGATCACCTGGTTGCCGGCGAGATGCGTTCCGGACAGGAGATCTCCCTTACAATCGATCAGACCCTGACCCAGGACGCCACAGGCACCATGGCCTATCTGCAGCTTGAGGCCATGGGAGTTGACCGTGTCAAGACCGACCTTTCTGTGAGCTATGTGGACCACAACACCTTGCAGATGGGCTTTAAAAACCCGGATGACCACCGGTTTCTCCAATCCGTTGCCGCCCGCTACGGGATAGTTTTCTCACCGCCTGGCACAGGCATCTGCCACCAGCTCCATCTGGAAAATTTTGCCAAACCCGGAACCACTCTTATTGGTTCCGACAGCCATACGCCAACGGCCGGGGGCATCGGCGCCCTGGCCATGGGAGCCGGAGGCCTTTCCGTTGCCCTGGCCATGGCCGGACATCCCTATACCCTGCCCATGCCCAAGGTGTTTCGCATTTATCTGCGCGGTCGCCTTCAGGGATTTGCAACAGCCAAGGACATCATCCTGCATCTTCTGGGTGAGCTCTCGGTCAAGGGAGGTGTTGGTGCGGTCATGGAATACGACGGGCCGGGCGTAGCCACCTTGAGCGTGCCCGAACGGGCCACCATCACCAACATGGGGGCAGAACTGGGTGCAACAGGCTCGGTCTTCCCTTCGGACGACAATACCCGCTCCTTTTTGCGCTCCATGGGTCGTGAACAGGATTTTGTCCCTTTGCGTGCTGATGAAGACGCCGTGTACGACCGGGAGATCATCATTGATCTTGACAAGCTGGAACCGCTCGTGGCTGCCCCCCACATGCCCGACAAGGTGGTGCCTGTACGGGAACTGGCCGGGCTCAAGGTGGATCAGGTGGCCATTGGTTCGTGCACCAATTCCTCCTACGCCGACCTGACCCAGGTGGCGACCATCTTCAGGGGCCGCATAACAGCCAAGACCACAGACGTACTCATTGCCCCGGGTTCCAGGCAGGTGCTTAAACTGCTCCTGAGAAACGGGCTGCTCGAACCGATCATTGATGCGGGCGGCCGCCTTCTGGAATGCGCCTGCGGTCCGTGCATTGGCATGGGCGGTTCTCCCTGCTCCGCCGGGGTGAGCGTTCGCACCTTTAACCGCAATTTCGAAGGCCGCAGTGCCACCCTTGATGCCCAGGTGTACCTGGCAAGCCCGGTCACGGCAGCCTACTGCGCCCTGCACGGTGCCTTCACCGATCCGGCCACATGGGGTACCGAAATCATCCGTCCCGATCTTCCCCAAGACATTCCCTCCATCAGGGACATGTTCATTTTCCCGCCGGAAAACGGTCATGAGGTTTCCATTGTTCGCGGGCCCAACATCGTGCCTTTGGAAACCTTCCCGCCTCTGCCAGATAATCTCACTCTGCCCGTGACCCTCAAGGTGGGGGACAATATCACCACGGACCACATCCTTCCGGGTGGCGCGGAAATCACCTCCCTGCGTTCCAACATCCCGGCCATCAGTGAGTTCGTGTTCTCCCGAACGGACAAGGAATTTGTCCGCCGGGCCAGAAAGGCCAAGGAGAGCATCATTGTGGGAGGAGAAAACTACGGGCAGGGCTCCAGCCGGGAACACGCGGCCCTGGCTCCCAGACACCTGGGGATTCGTCTTGTCCTTGCCAGGTCCTTTGCCCGCATTCACATGGCCAACCTGATCAATTTCGGCATTCTGCCCCTCATCTTTGCCAGGCCAGACGATTATGATCTAGTGGCCCCGGGCTCGACCATTTCGTTATCCACAGGCCACATCCAGCCGGGACAGCCCATACCCGCCCGGCTGGATACCGGGACCACGATTTCCCTGATCCACGAGTTGACCGACAAGGACATTGCCATTATCAGGGTTGGCGGCCTGCTCAACTTTGTTAAAGCATCAACCTCATAA
- a CDS encoding SurA N-terminal domain-containing protein, with amino-acid sequence MLDIIRQHSQSWGVKLLFGLIVLVFVFWGVGSFNNNSANVLAKVNDQTITIQDFLQEYEKRLENLRQQRPNLSSEDIRAMHFKKQVFDAMINQELLLQLAKQEGITVSDVELRNAIMHMPVFLNETEQFDKDRYQSLLRANRMTPAQFETGFAQDLKTRKVQEYLSLAGTVSEQEAKDFFLFAREQARIDYILFNQADYLDQVKPTEEQITTYYNAHKDEFAVPAKIKIDYLRLEPETLAGREDIPESAIKAYYEAHKSEFRQEEQIKARHILIKVAQDADHKDVAKAQAKMEDILARYKKGTPFAELATTFSQGPSRAQGGDLGWFPRGRMVPAFEQAAFALQKGEVSEPVRTPFGFHLIQVEDRKPEGISPLDKVHDDIRVHLAKEQAADTIQDVVDQALEMIITGEDLAHVGEELGLAVQTTEFFTQTTGPASLKLSADAVDTLFGLMKDETTQAPILLEDGYLLAKKVAEEPAHTLELGKAKPQIISALKQDGARAIALEKAKQALADLLAHPHKDMGHKVQTSESFGRQGFIPGLGMNPELVEKVFATTDTTWLDTTFPVTNGVVLARLNQRIKPDTDAWDKEASYWTMTLEQARKQELLSALLNSLRAKSHVEIMNERVLEN; translated from the coding sequence ATGCTCGATATCATCCGTCAGCACTCGCAATCATGGGGGGTCAAGCTCCTGTTCGGACTCATCGTCTTGGTCTTCGTGTTCTGGGGCGTGGGCAGCTTCAACAATAACAGTGCCAATGTCCTGGCCAAGGTCAACGATCAGACCATCACCATCCAGGATTTTTTGCAGGAATATGAAAAGCGCCTTGAAAACCTCCGGCAGCAACGCCCCAATCTGTCCTCCGAGGACATCCGGGCCATGCATTTCAAAAAGCAGGTTTTCGACGCCATGATCAACCAGGAGCTTCTCCTGCAACTGGCCAAGCAGGAAGGGATCACGGTTTCCGACGTGGAGCTTCGCAACGCCATCATGCACATGCCGGTCTTTTTGAACGAGACCGAACAGTTCGACAAGGACCGCTACCAGTCTCTGCTGCGAGCCAACCGCATGACACCGGCCCAGTTCGAGACGGGCTTTGCCCAGGATCTCAAAACCCGCAAGGTCCAGGAGTACCTCTCCCTTGCAGGCACGGTGAGTGAACAGGAAGCCAAGGATTTCTTTTTGTTTGCCAGGGAACAGGCCCGCATTGACTACATCCTGTTCAACCAGGCCGATTATCTTGACCAGGTCAAGCCCACCGAGGAACAGATCACAACATATTATAACGCCCACAAAGATGAGTTTGCCGTTCCGGCCAAGATCAAAATCGACTATCTGCGCCTGGAACCCGAAACCCTGGCGGGCCGGGAGGATATTCCCGAATCCGCCATCAAGGCCTATTACGAGGCCCACAAAAGCGAATTCAGGCAGGAAGAACAGATCAAGGCCAGGCATATCCTCATCAAGGTTGCCCAGGATGCCGACCACAAGGACGTGGCAAAGGCCCAGGCCAAAATGGAAGACATCCTTGCCCGCTACAAAAAGGGAACTCCCTTTGCCGAGCTGGCAACCACCTTTTCCCAGGGCCCGAGCCGGGCTCAGGGAGGCGATCTGGGATGGTTTCCACGGGGACGCATGGTGCCTGCCTTTGAACAGGCCGCTTTTGCCCTGCAAAAAGGAGAAGTGAGCGAACCCGTAAGAACCCCCTTTGGCTTCCACCTGATCCAGGTGGAAGATCGCAAGCCCGAAGGGATCAGCCCCCTGGACAAAGTGCATGACGACATCCGCGTCCACCTGGCCAAGGAACAGGCTGCCGATACCATTCAGGACGTTGTGGACCAGGCCCTGGAAATGATCATCACGGGCGAGGATCTTGCGCACGTGGGCGAAGAACTGGGCTTGGCCGTCCAGACAACAGAGTTCTTCACCCAGACCACGGGTCCGGCAAGCCTCAAGCTTTCTGCCGATGCAGTGGACACCCTGTTTGGGCTCATGAAAGACGAGACAACCCAAGCGCCCATTCTGCTGGAAGACGGATATCTTCTGGCCAAAAAGGTGGCTGAAGAGCCGGCCCATACCCTGGAACTGGGCAAGGCCAAACCTCAAATCATTTCGGCCCTCAAGCAGGATGGAGCCCGGGCCATTGCCCTGGAAAAGGCCAAACAGGCCCTGGCCGACCTGCTTGCCCACCCCCACAAGGATATGGGCCACAAAGTGCAGACCAGCGAATCCTTTGGCAGGCAGGGCTTTATCCCGGGACTGGGCATGAACCCGGAGCTGGTTGAAAAGGTCTTTGCTACCACGGACACTACCTGGCTGGACACGACCTTTCCCGTGACCAATGGGGTTGTGCTGGCACGTTTGAACCAGCGCATCAAACCCGACACCGACGCCTGGGACAAGGAAGCCTCCTACTGGACCATGACCCTGGAACAGGCCCGCAAGCAGGAACTGCTCTCTGCCCTGCTCAACTCCCTGCGAGCCAAGTCACACGTTGAAATCATGAATGAACGGGTTCTTGAAAACTGA
- a CDS encoding metallophosphoesterase family protein — protein sequence MRVAVVSDTHLHSPDSRLEALYRRHMAGADVLIHLGDMVGEEMVDFFHQHPRFYSVRGNCDGGLWAMDVPATRTLTLEGCRMGAAHGWGPRELVWKTVADWFGPGYDLILYGHTHKRDERSIPDGPLVLNPGSLLAPRDGLPGMAMLEMVPDALPRITWIDISA from the coding sequence ATGCGTGTGGCTGTCGTTTCTGATACCCATCTTCACTCCCCTGACAGCAGGTTGGAGGCTTTGTACCGGCGGCATATGGCCGGAGCGGATGTGCTTATTCATCTTGGGGATATGGTGGGTGAGGAGATGGTTGATTTTTTCCATCAGCATCCACGGTTCTACAGCGTGCGTGGCAATTGCGATGGGGGCTTGTGGGCCATGGATGTTCCCGCAACCCGTACCCTGACATTGGAAGGTTGCAGGATGGGAGCTGCTCATGGGTGGGGGCCACGTGAGCTTGTCTGGAAGACCGTTGCTGACTGGTTTGGACCGGGATATGACCTCATTCTGTACGGGCATACCCATAAACGGGATGAGCGGAGTATCCCTGACGGTCCTTTGGTACTCAATCCCGGTTCCCTGCTGGCTCCTAGGGATGGGTTGCCGGGCATGGCCATGCTGGAGATGGTGCCTGATGCTCTTCCCCGGATTACCTGGATCGATATTTCTGCCTGA
- a CDS encoding helix-turn-helix domain-containing protein, with translation MLKSKLEHLMKAKGMTIRALEQRSGVNNVTILKARKDSEISRCTLATLEKLAHALDVSVHDLFDDEKPLVADEDITIRFENIEKRIQSIESKLKLFSSDHS, from the coding sequence ATGCTGAAAAGCAAGCTTGAACATCTTATGAAAGCGAAGGGCATGACAATCAGAGCCTTGGAGCAACGGTCAGGAGTTAATAATGTTACTATCCTCAAAGCACGCAAAGATTCCGAAATTTCGCGTTGCACTCTTGCCACTCTTGAAAAATTAGCTCACGCTCTTGATGTATCTGTCCACGATCTTTTTGACGACGAAAAGCCTTTGGTTGCTGATGAAGACATTACAATTCGTTTTGAGAATATTGAAAAACGCATCCAGTCTATTGAATCCAAACTCAAACTCTTTTCATCTGATCATTCTTAA
- a CDS encoding ERF family protein, which yields MKNKTKQTIKRHPCQSQQIGNLAMALSCAQSAMGFAKKDSVNTTYSSRYSTLASCLDACRKSLTDNCLAIVQTVQTDNDGRVHLFTRLIHGRSGEWIESDYPIECSMKNPQTFGSALTYARRYSLCAMIGIASEDDDGEQATHYNDTVEKKGGECTTRKNEIKNGKCNEKGEDIATKKQIETIEQMARERNLDVLEVMKKIFDPSINKIERLSKIQASKLISWMSQYQGKDSLEKAV from the coding sequence ATGAAAAACAAGACAAAACAAACTATAAAAAGACATCCTTGTCAAAGTCAACAAATCGGGAATTTGGCCATGGCACTTTCCTGTGCCCAAAGCGCAATGGGGTTTGCTAAAAAAGATTCCGTCAATACGACATATTCGTCACGCTATTCTACCCTGGCGTCTTGCCTTGATGCCTGTCGAAAATCTCTCACAGATAATTGTCTTGCAATAGTACAAACCGTCCAGACTGACAACGATGGAAGAGTTCATCTTTTTACCCGGCTCATTCATGGCCGAAGCGGAGAATGGATTGAAAGCGACTATCCCATTGAGTGTTCGATGAAAAATCCTCAAACTTTCGGCTCTGCGCTAACGTATGCACGACGTTATTCTTTGTGCGCAATGATAGGTATAGCGTCAGAAGACGATGACGGAGAACAAGCAACCCATTACAATGATACAGTTGAAAAGAAAGGAGGTGAATGCACAACGCGCAAAAACGAAATAAAAAACGGCAAATGCAATGAAAAAGGAGAAGATATTGCAACAAAAAAGCAAATTGAAACCATTGAACAAATGGCTCGGGAACGAAATTTGGATGTACTTGAAGTTATGAAAAAAATTTTTGATCCGAGTATAAACAAAATTGAACGCTTATCAAAAATACAAGCGTCAAAGCTGATCAGTTGGATGTCCCAGTACCAAGGCAAGGATTCCCTGGAAAAGGCAGTTTAA